A portion of the Pseudomonas protegens CHA0 genome contains these proteins:
- a CDS encoding DMT family transporter — translation MGLLAALLWGGTDFLVGLNVRAVGVKRAVFFSQSLGFTLMSLLLTIFPAFLLKAMAAPLEVWLMGVVAAAFTVSGALALGKAFALGKASIVAPLVTSYGVVTTLLSWASGEQISPLQLMCILLCVIGVILSSLHSDSKLPHSTAAGRSIFFALLSAFLYGTSFWLQGRYTLPQLGPISMLWLGYAVGSGVMLLMVLKVADGLKIPPLKNCGLLASTSLMNLGAFFAFSWGAMSGSVSVVTVISTLSGGIAAVLGYVFFKERLTAVQVTGVVLVLLGALVLHLKT, via the coding sequence ATGGGCTTGCTCGCCGCCCTGCTCTGGGGCGGCACCGATTTTCTCGTGGGGCTCAACGTGCGCGCCGTGGGCGTGAAACGTGCGGTGTTCTTCAGCCAGAGCCTGGGGTTCACCCTGATGAGCCTGCTGCTGACGATCTTTCCCGCCTTCCTGCTCAAGGCCATGGCCGCGCCCCTGGAGGTCTGGCTGATGGGCGTGGTCGCCGCGGCCTTCACCGTCTCCGGCGCCCTGGCCCTGGGCAAGGCCTTCGCCCTGGGCAAAGCCTCCATCGTCGCCCCATTGGTGACCTCCTACGGTGTGGTCACCACCTTGCTGTCCTGGGCCAGTGGCGAGCAGATCAGCCCGCTGCAGCTCATGTGCATCCTGTTGTGCGTGATCGGCGTGATCCTCTCCAGCCTGCACTCGGACTCCAAGCTGCCCCACAGCACCGCCGCCGGCCGCTCGATCTTCTTCGCCCTGCTCTCGGCCTTCCTCTATGGCACCAGCTTCTGGCTGCAGGGCCGCTACACCCTGCCGCAACTGGGGCCGATCAGCATGCTCTGGCTGGGTTACGCGGTGGGCAGCGGCGTGATGCTGCTGATGGTGCTCAAAGTTGCGGACGGGCTGAAGATCCCGCCGCTGAAGAACTGCGGCCTGCTGGCCTCCACCAGCCTGATGAACCTGGGCGCCTTCTTCGCCTTTTCCTGGGGTGCCATGAGCGGCTCGGTGTCGGTGGTGACGGTAATCAGCACTCTGTCCGGCGGCATCGCTGCGGTGCTGGGCTATGTGTTCTTCAAGGAGCGGCTGACGGCGGTGCAGGTGACGGGGGTGGTGCTGGTGTTGCTGGGGGCGCTGGTGTTGCACTTGAAGACGTGA
- a CDS encoding 3-hydroxyacyl-CoA dehydrogenase — MSQTAFDIQRAAVIGAGTMGRGIVMCLANAGLPVLWLDNNPQMLQQALAAVADTYAHNVRQGRIDQAEADARVARIKPAADYPQLADVDLVIEAVYENLELKQQIFRQLDATLKPEAILASNTSALDIDAIAAVTQRAPQVLGLHFFSPAHIMKLLEVVRAAKTAPAVLDAALALGQRMGKVSVVAGNCFGFIGNRMLNTYVLEARKMLLEGAFPYQVDGALQGFGFAMGPFRMYDVVGIDLGWRARQLDGVGQDAPEVQIDNRLCESGRFGQKSGDGYYHYEPGSRQAEHDLQVDALVLQVSEELGYRRRDIGPEEILERCLLALVNEGAKILQEGIAQSAADIDRVYLNGYGFPKDQGGPMSWADVQGLEQVRQRLQHLQAEHGAHWRPAQLIEELAAAGKGFAQA; from the coding sequence ATGAGCCAGACAGCTTTCGATATTCAGCGCGCCGCCGTGATCGGTGCCGGCACCATGGGCCGTGGCATTGTCATGTGCCTGGCCAATGCCGGCCTGCCGGTACTGTGGCTGGACAACAACCCGCAGATGCTCCAGCAGGCTCTGGCGGCGGTGGCGGACACCTACGCCCACAACGTGCGCCAGGGGCGCATCGATCAGGCCGAGGCCGATGCGCGGGTGGCGCGGATCAAGCCGGCGGCGGATTATCCACAGCTCGCCGACGTGGACCTGGTGATCGAGGCGGTCTACGAAAACCTCGAACTCAAGCAGCAGATCTTTCGTCAGCTGGACGCGACCCTCAAGCCCGAGGCGATCCTTGCCAGCAACACCTCGGCCCTGGATATCGACGCGATTGCCGCAGTCACCCAGCGGGCGCCACAGGTACTGGGCCTGCACTTCTTCAGCCCGGCCCACATCATGAAACTGCTGGAGGTGGTGCGCGCGGCCAAGACCGCTCCTGCGGTGCTCGACGCTGCCCTGGCCCTGGGGCAGCGTATGGGCAAGGTCAGTGTCGTGGCGGGCAACTGCTTCGGCTTCATCGGCAATCGCATGCTCAACACCTACGTGCTCGAGGCGCGCAAGATGCTGCTGGAAGGGGCGTTTCCCTATCAGGTGGATGGCGCCTTGCAGGGGTTCGGTTTCGCCATGGGCCCGTTCCGCATGTATGACGTGGTGGGCATCGACCTGGGCTGGCGCGCCCGGCAACTGGACGGTGTGGGCCAGGATGCGCCCGAGGTGCAGATCGACAACCGGTTGTGCGAGTCGGGTCGTTTCGGCCAGAAGAGTGGCGACGGCTACTACCACTACGAACCCGGCAGCCGCCAGGCCGAGCATGACCTGCAGGTGGATGCGCTGGTGCTGCAGGTCAGCGAGGAGCTGGGTTACCGGCGCCGGGACATCGGCCCCGAGGAGATCCTCGAGCGCTGCCTGCTGGCGCTGGTCAACGAAGGGGCGAAGATTCTCCAAGAGGGCATCGCCCAGTCGGCCGCCGACATCGACCGGGTCTATCTCAATGGCTACGGTTTTCCCAAGGATCAGGGTGGGCCGATGAGCTGGGCGGATGTCCAGGGGCTGGAGCAGGTCCGTCAGCGTTTGCAGCACCTGCAAGCCGAGCACGGGGCGCATTGGCGCCCGGCGCAGTTGATCGAGGAACTGGCCGCGGCCGGAAAAGGGTTTGCCCAGGCTTAG
- a CDS encoding DUF1493 family protein, translating to MQLAPGFPDDVIMRQLMQLLHEEIGLPERKTLRLNTAINLDLGCDGADARHLLNALEEQFDIDFVDFDSYRYFQPEGYDVSLKRRAKGRGDKLPLTIGMLYRALKEQRWDTQELEGL from the coding sequence ATGCAACTGGCCCCCGGCTTTCCCGACGACGTCATCATGCGCCAGCTCATGCAACTGCTGCATGAGGAAATAGGCCTGCCCGAGCGCAAGACTCTTCGCCTGAACACCGCGATCAATCTCGACCTGGGTTGCGACGGCGCCGACGCCCGTCATTTACTCAACGCTCTGGAAGAACAGTTTGATATCGATTTTGTCGATTTCGACAGCTATCGCTACTTCCAGCCCGAAGGCTACGATGTGTCCCTCAAGCGTCGCGCCAAGGGTCGGGGAGACAAGCTCCCGCTGACCATCGGCATGCTGTACCGGGCGCTCAAGGAGCAACGCTGGGACACTCAGGAGCTGGAAGGCCTCTAA
- a CDS encoding YfaP family protein, translated as MAFFRLAALLWLGMLMSPVQAQSLSLQVLDAVVKDAVLADAEVQLGQASGRTDAQGRVTLEAADSPGSELLIRKLGYADLRAKCPCQGLSYAMSPVLKDPQSLRVVLSWSAPGEDLDAHLSYPHRLLYYATGTGPGARMNVDSTDSRGPETLTIEQPVPGDAYVYAVHDFTNGNNPESLRLGRSQAQVFVYKGPTLMRSYRVPQNRQGNLWVVFRLTANGQLQDIDRVLQGNEEVESRMSDLDPLLLANGKPIDEVLARDEGPVDAKSLNQKGEASYRKGDFGSAGIYYREAIELDPGFAQAYSNLALSNRKNSRPDEAVAADRQAIALASGPSAPTIRASAYYDMGRIYEDAGQLVTALEHYRKAREQKANPVYDKAIERLQNR; from the coding sequence ATGGCTTTTTTCCGCCTGGCGGCGTTGTTGTGGCTAGGGATGCTGATGAGTCCGGTGCAGGCTCAGTCGTTGTCGCTCCAGGTGCTGGATGCGGTGGTCAAGGACGCGGTACTGGCCGATGCCGAAGTGCAGTTGGGGCAGGCTTCCGGGCGGACCGATGCCCAGGGGCGAGTGACGCTGGAGGCCGCCGATTCGCCGGGCAGTGAACTGCTGATCCGCAAGCTCGGTTATGCCGACCTGCGGGCCAAGTGCCCGTGCCAGGGGCTGAGCTACGCCATGAGCCCGGTGCTCAAGGATCCGCAAAGCCTGCGCGTGGTGCTGAGCTGGAGTGCACCGGGGGAAGACCTGGATGCGCATTTGAGTTATCCCCACCGGTTGCTGTATTACGCCACCGGCACCGGGCCGGGGGCGCGGATGAATGTGGATAGCACCGACAGCCGCGGGCCGGAGACCCTCACCATCGAACAGCCTGTGCCGGGCGATGCCTACGTGTATGCGGTGCACGACTTTACCAACGGCAATAATCCCGAATCCTTGCGCCTGGGCCGCAGCCAGGCGCAGGTCTTTGTCTATAAGGGTCCGACGCTGATGCGCAGCTACCGGGTGCCACAGAACCGCCAGGGCAACCTCTGGGTAGTGTTTCGCCTGACGGCCAATGGCCAACTGCAGGACATCGATCGGGTGCTGCAAGGCAACGAGGAAGTGGAGTCGCGGATGAGCGACCTCGATCCGCTGCTACTGGCCAATGGCAAGCCCATCGATGAAGTGCTGGCCAGGGACGAGGGGCCGGTGGATGCCAAGAGCCTCAACCAGAAAGGCGAGGCTTCCTACCGCAAGGGCGACTTCGGCAGTGCGGGTATCTACTATCGCGAAGCCATCGAGCTGGATCCAGGCTTTGCCCAGGCCTACAGCAACCTGGCGCTGTCCAACCGCAAGAACAGCCGCCCCGACGAGGCCGTGGCCGCCGATCGCCAGGCAATCGCCCTGGCCAGTGGCCCGTCGGCACCCACCATACGCGCCAGCGCCTACTACGACATGGGGCGCATCTACGAAGATGCCGGGCAATTGGTCACGGCGCTGGAGCACTACCGCAAGGCCCGGGAGCAGAAGGCCAACCCGGTGTACGACAAGGCGATAGAGCGGTTGCAGAACCGCTGA
- a CDS encoding acyl-CoA thioesterase, producing MSEPMPQRGDYRHFQPIITRWHDNDVYGHVNNVTYYSFFDTAVNTYLIERGGLDIHDGEVVGFVVSSACDYFASIAFPERIEIGLRVGKLGNSSVQYELAVFKAGEADACAAGRFVHVFVDRASNQPVPIPPALRAALEQLLVA from the coding sequence ATGTCCGAGCCTATGCCGCAACGCGGCGACTATCGCCATTTCCAGCCGATCATCACCCGCTGGCATGACAACGATGTCTACGGCCACGTTAACAATGTCACCTACTACAGCTTCTTCGACACGGCGGTGAACACCTACCTGATCGAACGGGGCGGGCTGGATATCCATGACGGCGAGGTGGTGGGGTTCGTGGTCAGCTCGGCCTGCGATTACTTTGCGTCCATCGCCTTTCCCGAACGCATCGAGATCGGTTTGCGGGTCGGCAAGCTGGGCAACAGTTCAGTGCAGTACGAACTGGCGGTGTTCAAGGCGGGAGAGGCGGATGCCTGTGCAGCGGGGCGTTTTGTCCATGTGTTCGTGGACCGGGCATCGAACCAGCCGGTGCCGATTCCGCCCGCATTGCGAGCGGCCCTGGAACAGCTGCTGGTGGCGTGA
- a CDS encoding polysaccharide deacetylase family protein: MRIRVFPWLLALCLTTGVAQAAGPLVFATIDRSGWPNPLTSAADFDTASRAEILMFSKALLATEALDDKALKQRLGVRQLDRKSVDQLRQRFWDQLLDNYRQASQGCDGQPFCLQVRNLGELRQLAASFTGASKAAYGAWGEASGQFHQQYLNEQLRLAALFPAVSSEIQRMDPAERLGDELADRQFLLTFDDGPSLRDGPTDQLIEVLRAYDLHSLFFVLGDSFQARLSQSSAGKMRELYDGQCVGVHGWEHKSHSSWNEWQSSVIRSANLANRTLTNEYLPLFRPPYGQRRSDSAGFFKAQGVQVMLWNIDSQDWSKKVGAEAAAQRVQTLMLLWRRGIILFHDTHAKAAQAVPALLKANQHNGVQWLDCRTLR; encoded by the coding sequence ATGCGAATTCGTGTTTTCCCCTGGTTGCTGGCGCTGTGTCTGACCACAGGGGTGGCCCAGGCGGCCGGGCCGCTGGTGTTCGCCACCATCGACCGCAGTGGCTGGCCGAATCCGCTGACCAGCGCCGCAGATTTCGATACCGCCTCCCGGGCCGAGATTCTGATGTTCAGCAAAGCCCTGCTGGCCACCGAGGCCTTGGATGACAAGGCCCTCAAGCAGCGGCTTGGAGTGCGGCAGCTTGACCGCAAGTCGGTGGATCAACTGCGCCAGCGTTTTTGGGACCAATTGCTGGACAACTACCGGCAGGCCAGCCAGGGCTGTGATGGCCAGCCTTTCTGTCTGCAGGTACGCAACCTTGGGGAGCTGCGGCAACTGGCGGCCAGTTTCACCGGCGCCAGCAAGGCGGCCTACGGCGCCTGGGGTGAGGCCAGTGGGCAGTTTCATCAGCAGTACCTCAATGAACAGCTGCGCCTGGCCGCCTTGTTTCCCGCCGTCAGCAGTGAGATCCAGCGCATGGACCCGGCAGAGCGCCTGGGCGACGAACTGGCAGACCGGCAGTTTCTGCTGACCTTCGACGATGGGCCGAGCCTGAGAGACGGGCCTACGGATCAGTTGATCGAGGTGCTGCGGGCCTACGATCTGCATAGCCTTTTCTTTGTCCTGGGGGACTCGTTTCAGGCGCGCCTGAGCCAGTCTTCGGCAGGGAAAATGCGCGAGTTGTACGACGGTCAGTGTGTGGGCGTACACGGCTGGGAGCACAAGTCCCACTCCTCCTGGAACGAATGGCAAAGCTCGGTGATTCGCAGCGCCAACTTGGCCAACCGCACGTTGACCAATGAGTACCTGCCGCTGTTCCGGCCGCCATACGGGCAGCGTCGCAGTGACAGCGCCGGGTTCTTCAAGGCCCAGGGGGTGCAGGTGATGCTGTGGAACATCGACTCCCAGGACTGGAGCAAGAAGGTCGGCGCCGAGGCGGCCGCGCAGCGGGTGCAGACACTGATGCTGCTCTGGCGCCGGGGCATCATTCTGTTCCATGACACCCATGCCAAGGCCGCCCAGGCGGTGCCGGCCTTGCTCAAGGCCAATCAGCACAACGGCGTGCAGTGGCTGGATTGCCGGACCTTGCGCTAG
- a CDS encoding ATP-dependent DNA helicase RecQ, whose product MHSTLEQVFGYPQFRPGQEAAVSAVLAGRSAAAIFPTGSGKSLCYQLPALLLPHLTLVVSPLLALMQDQLAFLQRHGIAAASIDSAQGRDEANEVMARARSGELKILMISVERLKNERFRNFLQQVPISLLVVDEAHCISEWGHNFRPDYLKLPDYQRQFNIPQALLLTATATPKVIADMQAKFAIAQQDVVTTGFYRPNLNLLVEPVPGADKRRRLVQWMSARAGQPSIVYVTLQKTAEQIAEHLSQQGIAAEAYHAGLPHEQRESIQRRFMEGRSHCIVATIAFGMGIDKSDIRNVVHFDLPKSIENYSQEIGRAGRDGQPSDCLVLANRDSLNVLENFVYGDTPELSGIRCVLEELQASAADGQWEFLLGPLADQSNIRQLPLKTLLVQLELRGLIAPRYAYFAEYRFKLLLETEALLARFEGERRDFVEAVINTSSRARTWATVNFDALYEQYQAPRNRVVKALDYFQEKGWVELESKQMTEVYSLLQTDFDLAALSADLHGYFTRHEGSEIARIHAMLDLFATEQCLGYRLAEYFGDRHAPQRCGHCSVCHGQVARLPEPPVLSALVDKSFDGLCGHFIHRHQQHTGDVPGAERLTRFLCGISVPLFTRLKARSIPGFAALEDYPYAAVRAWCEAHLPG is encoded by the coding sequence ATGCACAGCACCCTGGAACAGGTCTTCGGTTATCCACAGTTTCGTCCGGGCCAGGAGGCCGCGGTCAGCGCGGTGCTCGCCGGGCGCTCGGCGGCAGCGATCTTTCCCACCGGCTCGGGCAAGTCCCTGTGCTACCAGTTGCCGGCCCTGCTGCTGCCGCACCTGACCCTGGTGGTCTCGCCGCTGCTGGCGCTGATGCAGGACCAGTTGGCCTTCCTCCAGCGCCACGGCATTGCCGCTGCCAGCATCGACTCGGCCCAGGGCCGGGATGAAGCCAATGAGGTCATGGCCCGGGCTCGTTCCGGGGAGCTGAAGATCCTGATGATCTCGGTGGAGCGGCTGAAGAACGAACGCTTTCGCAATTTTCTGCAACAGGTGCCCATCTCCCTGCTGGTGGTGGACGAGGCGCACTGCATCTCCGAATGGGGCCACAACTTCCGCCCCGACTACCTGAAACTGCCGGACTACCAGCGCCAGTTCAACATCCCCCAGGCCCTGCTACTGACGGCCACGGCGACCCCCAAAGTGATCGCCGACATGCAGGCCAAGTTCGCCATCGCCCAGCAGGACGTAGTAACCACCGGTTTCTACCGGCCCAACCTCAACCTGCTGGTGGAGCCGGTACCGGGGGCCGACAAGCGTCGGCGGCTGGTGCAGTGGATGAGCGCCCGGGCCGGGCAGCCGAGCATTGTCTACGTGACCCTGCAGAAAACCGCCGAGCAGATCGCCGAGCACCTGAGCCAGCAAGGCATCGCCGCCGAGGCCTATCACGCCGGCCTGCCCCATGAGCAGCGCGAGTCGATCCAGCGTCGCTTCATGGAGGGCCGCAGCCACTGCATCGTCGCCACCATCGCCTTCGGCATGGGCATCGACAAGAGCGACATCCGCAACGTGGTGCACTTCGATCTGCCCAAGTCCATCGAGAACTACAGCCAGGAAATCGGTCGTGCCGGGCGCGACGGCCAGCCTTCGGATTGCCTGGTGCTGGCCAACCGCGACAGCCTCAACGTGCTGGAAAACTTCGTCTACGGCGACACCCCGGAATTGAGTGGCATCCGTTGTGTGCTGGAGGAGTTGCAGGCATCGGCGGCGGACGGGCAATGGGAGTTCCTGCTCGGCCCCCTGGCGGACCAGAGCAACATTCGCCAACTGCCACTCAAGACCTTGCTGGTGCAGTTGGAACTGCGGGGCCTGATCGCGCCGCGCTATGCCTATTTCGCGGAATATCGCTTCAAACTGCTGCTGGAAACCGAGGCCCTGCTGGCGCGTTTCGAGGGCGAGCGGAGGGACTTCGTCGAGGCCGTGATCAACACTTCAAGCCGCGCCAGGACCTGGGCCACGGTGAACTTCGACGCGCTCTACGAGCAGTACCAGGCGCCGCGCAACCGGGTGGTCAAGGCCCTGGATTACTTCCAGGAAAAAGGCTGGGTAGAGCTGGAAAGCAAGCAGATGACCGAGGTCTACAGCCTGTTGCAGACGGACTTTGACCTGGCGGCACTGAGTGCCGACCTGCACGGTTATTTCACCCGCCACGAGGGCAGTGAGATTGCGCGGATCCACGCCATGCTCGACCTGTTCGCCACCGAGCAGTGCCTGGGTTACCGCCTGGCGGAGTATTTCGGCGACCGGCACGCACCCCAGCGTTGCGGGCATTGTTCGGTGTGCCATGGCCAGGTGGCGCGGCTGCCGGAGCCGCCGGTTCTGTCCGCGCTTGTGGATAAGAGTTTCGACGGGCTGTGTGGCCACTTTATCCACAGGCACCAGCAGCACACCGGCGATGTACCCGGGGCGGAACGCCTGACCCGTTTTCTCTGTGGTATCAGCGTGCCGTTGTTCACCCGGCTCAAGGCTCGGAGCATCCCCGGTTTCGCGGCACTGGAAGATTACCCTTATGCCGCGGTGCGGGCGTGGTGCGAGGCCCATTTGCCAGGCTAA
- a CDS encoding FdhF/YdeP family oxidoreductase codes for MSTHNQADQKPVARYKPYKGPAGGWGALISVAQAWLTSDNALKNIRMMLKTNQNGGFDCPGCAWGDSPESGMVKFCENGAKAVNWEATKRRVDAAFFAKHSVTSLLEQSDYWLEYQGRLTEPMRYNADTDRYQPITWENAFSLIAKHLRNLPSPDMAEFYTSGRASNEAAYLYQLFVRAYGTNNFPDCSNMCHEASGVALAQSVGVGKGTVTFDDFEHADAIFVWGQNPGTNHPRMLEPLREAVKRGAQVVCVNPLKERGLERFQHPQNPLEMLTNGNRPTNTAYFRPALGGDMALLRGMAKFLLQWERDAQKAGTASVFDHDFLNAHTANVLDYLGTIDDTPWEQIVEQSGLALVEIEQAARMYAKGKNVIMCWAMGITQHRHSVPTIQEIANLMLLRGNIGKPGAGLCPVRGHSNVQGDRTMGINERPPVAFLDSLERRFQFKAPRDNGHNVVEAIHAMLEGRSKVFIGLGGNFAQATPDSPRTFQALSNCDLTVQISTKLNRSHLAHGKDALILPCLGRTDIDQQAGGPQAVTVEDSFSMVHASNGQLQPLSSQMRSEPWILAGIAAATLGSQPVDWNWLAADYGRIRDLIADTIPGFKDFNERLKHPGGFYLGNSAGSRQWNTPSGRANFRANLLPKDLIHERTRATGQLPDLILQSMRSHDQYNTTIYGLDDRYRGVKGQRDVLFANEADIIRLGFKPGQKADIVSLWDDGRERRVKGFTLLAFDIPAGQAAAYYPEVNPLVPLESTGDGSHTPTSKFIAIRLEAASDSGLIMARSA; via the coding sequence GTGAGTACACATAACCAAGCCGATCAGAAACCCGTAGCCCGCTACAAGCCCTACAAGGGACCCGCCGGTGGCTGGGGTGCCCTGATCAGCGTGGCCCAGGCCTGGCTGACCAGCGACAACGCGCTGAAGAACATCCGCATGATGCTCAAGACCAACCAGAACGGCGGCTTCGACTGCCCGGGCTGCGCCTGGGGCGACTCGCCGGAAAGCGGCATGGTCAAATTCTGCGAGAACGGTGCCAAGGCGGTGAACTGGGAAGCCACCAAGCGCCGGGTGGACGCGGCCTTCTTCGCCAAACACAGCGTCACCTCGCTGCTGGAACAAAGTGATTACTGGCTGGAGTACCAGGGCCGTCTGACCGAGCCGATGCGCTACAACGCCGACACCGACCGCTACCAGCCCATCACTTGGGAAAACGCCTTCAGCCTGATCGCCAAGCATCTGCGCAACCTGCCCAGCCCGGACATGGCCGAGTTCTATACCTCGGGCCGGGCCAGCAACGAAGCGGCGTACCTGTATCAATTGTTCGTGCGCGCTTACGGCACCAACAACTTCCCCGACTGTTCGAACATGTGCCACGAGGCCAGCGGCGTAGCCCTGGCGCAAAGCGTCGGAGTCGGCAAGGGCACCGTGACTTTTGACGATTTCGAACACGCGGACGCTATTTTCGTCTGGGGCCAGAACCCCGGCACCAACCACCCGCGGATGCTCGAACCGCTGCGCGAAGCAGTGAAGCGCGGCGCCCAGGTGGTATGCGTCAACCCGTTGAAGGAGCGCGGCCTGGAACGCTTCCAGCACCCGCAGAACCCGCTCGAAATGCTCACCAACGGCAATCGACCGACCAACACCGCCTATTTCCGCCCGGCCCTGGGCGGCGACATGGCGCTGCTGCGGGGCATGGCCAAGTTCCTTTTGCAGTGGGAGCGCGATGCGCAGAAAGCCGGGACAGCGTCGGTATTCGACCACGATTTCCTCAACGCCCACACCGCCAACGTGCTCGACTACCTGGGCACCATCGACGACACCCCGTGGGAGCAGATCGTCGAGCAGTCCGGCCTGGCCCTGGTGGAAATCGAGCAAGCGGCACGCATGTACGCCAAGGGCAAGAACGTGATCATGTGCTGGGCCATGGGCATCACCCAGCACCGCCACTCGGTGCCGACCATCCAGGAAATCGCCAACCTGATGCTGCTTCGCGGCAACATCGGCAAGCCCGGCGCCGGGCTGTGCCCGGTGCGTGGCCACAGCAACGTGCAGGGCGACCGCACCATGGGCATCAACGAACGCCCGCCAGTGGCCTTCCTCGACTCCCTGGAGCGGCGCTTCCAGTTCAAGGCCCCCCGGGACAACGGCCACAACGTGGTAGAGGCGATCCACGCCATGCTCGAAGGCCGCTCCAAGGTATTCATCGGCCTGGGAGGCAACTTCGCCCAGGCTACCCCGGACAGCCCGCGCACCTTCCAGGCCCTGAGCAACTGCGACCTCACCGTGCAGATCAGCACCAAGCTCAACCGCAGCCACCTGGCCCACGGCAAGGACGCACTGATCCTGCCATGCCTGGGGCGTACCGATATCGACCAGCAGGCGGGCGGCCCGCAAGCGGTGACCGTGGAAGACTCCTTCAGCATGGTCCACGCCTCCAACGGCCAGCTGCAGCCGCTGTCGTCGCAGATGCGCTCCGAGCCGTGGATCCTCGCCGGCATCGCCGCCGCGACTCTGGGCAGCCAACCGGTGGACTGGAACTGGCTGGCAGCGGACTACGGGCGCATCCGTGACCTGATCGCCGACACCATTCCCGGCTTCAAGGACTTCAATGAACGGCTCAAGCACCCGGGCGGCTTCTACCTGGGCAACAGCGCCGGCTCGCGCCAGTGGAACACCCCTTCGGGACGCGCCAATTTCCGCGCCAACCTGCTGCCCAAGGACCTGATCCACGAACGCACCCGGGCCACCGGGCAACTGCCGGACCTGATCCTGCAGTCCATGCGTTCCCACGATCAGTACAACACCACCATCTACGGCCTCGATGACCGCTACCGCGGGGTCAAGGGGCAGCGCGATGTGCTGTTCGCCAATGAGGCAGACATCATCCGCCTGGGCTTCAAGCCGGGGCAGAAAGCCGACATCGTGTCCCTGTGGGATGACGGCCGTGAGCGTCGGGTCAAGGGCTTCACCTTGCTAGCCTTCGACATTCCGGCCGGCCAGGCCGCGGCCTACTACCCGGAAGTGAACCCGCTGGTACCGTTGGAAAGCACCGGCGATGGCAGCCACACCCCGACTTCCAAGTTCATCGCCATTCGCCTGGAAGCGGCCAGCGACAGCGGCCTGATCATGGCTCGCTCGGCCTGA
- a CDS encoding YMGG-like glycine zipper-containing protein, translated as MKFSSILLLSLGLVSGVASAGGTTEAGVGGALGGVLGSVVGQQIGGNTGSAIGAALGGAGGSAVGADKRSRGQAAIGGALGAAGGNVVGRSMGGNTGSLIGAAAGGGAGGALGNYMGNESAREDRDYRGRDDRRYYRDGHRGRGHAYGHRKHRHYRD; from the coding sequence ATGAAGTTCTCCTCGATTCTCTTGTTGTCCCTTGGCCTGGTCAGCGGCGTCGCCTCTGCCGGTGGCACCACTGAAGCAGGTGTGGGCGGCGCATTGGGCGGGGTTCTAGGCTCGGTGGTCGGTCAGCAGATCGGCGGCAATACCGGTTCCGCCATCGGTGCGGCCCTGGGCGGCGCCGGCGGTAGCGCAGTGGGCGCGGACAAACGCAGCCGTGGCCAGGCAGCCATTGGCGGCGCCCTGGGCGCAGCCGGCGGCAACGTGGTGGGCCGCAGCATGGGCGGCAACACCGGCAGCCTGATCGGCGCAGCGGCAGGCGGTGGCGCCGGCGGCGCGCTGGGCAACTACATGGGCAATGAAAGTGCCCGGGAAGATCGCGACTACCGCGGCCGCGACGACCGCCGCTACTACCGCGACGGCCACCGTGGCCGTGGCCATGCCTACGGGCATCGCAAGCACCGCCACTACCGCGACTGA
- a CDS encoding LysR family transcriptional regulator, with translation MDLKQLKFLIALDETRHFGQAAARCHITQPTLSMRLRSLEEELDLPLVKRGQRFEGFTAPGERVLAWARTVLTAHDGLLAEAAACRGNLVGTLRVGVVPLSSFNPQPLLQRLHAEHPNLRFELSSLSSEQILEQLASNRLDLGVSYLERLDSENFDSLPLEPTHMGLLYDHRHFSFGEQPLSWEALIELPLGLLTSGMHFRQSIDHNFHIRGLQPQPVLQTDAVHQLVQMVHGGLCCAVMPLDSSLETLTEHLRLQPIADAQTLARLGLIMRRSAPRSALAQACFALYQQSFGDS, from the coding sequence ATGGACCTCAAGCAGCTGAAATTCCTCATCGCCCTCGACGAAACCCGGCATTTCGGCCAAGCCGCCGCGCGCTGCCACATCACCCAGCCGACCCTCTCCATGCGCCTGCGCAGCCTGGAAGAAGAGCTCGACTTGCCGCTGGTCAAGCGCGGCCAGCGTTTCGAAGGCTTCACCGCACCCGGCGAGCGGGTGCTGGCGTGGGCCCGCACCGTGCTCACCGCCCATGACGGGCTATTGGCCGAGGCCGCCGCCTGCCGCGGCAACCTGGTGGGCACCCTGCGCGTAGGGGTGGTGCCGCTGTCGAGTTTCAATCCCCAGCCACTGCTGCAGCGCCTGCATGCCGAGCACCCGAACCTGCGCTTCGAACTCTCGTCCCTGAGCTCGGAACAGATCCTCGAACAGTTGGCCAGCAATCGCCTGGACCTCGGGGTTTCCTACCTGGAGCGCCTGGACAGCGAGAATTTCGACTCCCTGCCCCTGGAACCGACCCACATGGGCCTGCTCTACGACCACCGGCACTTCAGCTTCGGCGAGCAGCCCCTGAGCTGGGAGGCGCTGATCGAACTGCCCCTGGGCCTGCTCACCAGCGGCATGCACTTTCGCCAGTCCATCGACCACAACTTCCACATCCGCGGCCTGCAACCGCAGCCGGTGCTGCAGACCGACGCCGTCCATCAGCTGGTGCAGATGGTCCATGGCGGCCTGTGCTGCGCCGTGATGCCTCTGGACAGCAGCCTGGAAACCCTCACCGAGCACCTGCGCCTGCAACCCATTGCCGATGCCCAGACCCTGGCCCGCCTGGGCCTGATCATGCGCCGCAGCGCGCCGCGCTCGGCCCTGGCGCAAGCCTGCTTCGCCCTCTACCAGCAATCCTTCGGCGATTCTTGA